A portion of the Acidobacteriota bacterium genome contains these proteins:
- a CDS encoding four helix bundle protein, protein MPLAHYRELIVWQKSVTLVTESYRLTANFPRHEIYGLTSQIRRSAASVPANIAEGQGRSSRGEFKQFLGHARGSLYELETHILVAHNLGYMPVADSSRLIANIHEIGKMLNGLLKSLDRGQAA, encoded by the coding sequence TTGCCCCTTGCCCACTATCGCGAGCTAATTGTATGGCAGAAGAGCGTCACGCTCGTAACCGAGTCGTATCGGCTGACGGCCAATTTCCCCAGGCACGAAATCTACGGTCTAACCAGCCAAATCCGGAGATCCGCGGCCTCCGTTCCAGCCAACATAGCTGAAGGCCAAGGCCGCTCATCTCGAGGCGAATTCAAGCAGTTTCTGGGACACGCGCGAGGATCACTTTATGAACTGGAGACTCATATTCTGGTCGCGCACAATCTCGGATACATGCCGGTAGCGGACAGTTCACGACTCATCGCAAACATCCATGAAATTGGGAAAATGCTGAATGGCCTTCTGAAATCCCTCGATCGCGGTCAAGCGGCGTGA
- a CDS encoding ribosome maturation factor RimP: MAFDEQKVRSIADRVAGSGGLEIADIEFHGAGKHRMLRVFIDRPGATPSPDHPDGVTHEDCANFSREFGTILDVEDVMPGGSYVLEVSSPGLDRKLAKAADFERFRGHRMKLMTRQPVNNNRHFEGSLESFENGKLVLDLSVARHKLRPKDGQAPKIEIELANVEKANLVPEI; encoded by the coding sequence ATGGCTTTTGATGAACAAAAGGTTCGGAGCATTGCCGATCGCGTGGCGGGTTCGGGTGGACTGGAAATCGCGGACATCGAATTCCACGGCGCGGGCAAGCATCGCATGCTGCGAGTGTTCATTGATCGTCCGGGAGCGACGCCGTCGCCCGATCATCCGGACGGCGTAACGCACGAAGACTGTGCGAATTTCAGCCGCGAGTTTGGAACCATCCTCGATGTTGAGGACGTGATGCCGGGCGGATCGTACGTGCTGGAGGTTTCTTCTCCGGGGCTGGATCGCAAGTTGGCGAAGGCGGCGGATTTTGAGCGCTTCCGCGGACATCGGATGAAGTTGATGACGCGCCAGCCGGTGAATAACAACCGGCATTTTGAAGGCAGCCTGGAAAGCTTTGAGAACGGCAAGCTGGTGCTCGACTTGAGTGTCGCCCGCCACAAGTTGCGTCCGAAAGATGGACAGGCCCCGAAAATAGAAATTGAATTGGCCAACGTAGAGAAGGCCAACTTAGTACCCGAGATCTGA